A single window of Cololabis saira isolate AMF1-May2022 chromosome 24, fColSai1.1, whole genome shotgun sequence DNA harbors:
- the sumo1 gene encoding small ubiquitin-related modifier 1 codes for MSDTETKPSSQDGGEKKDGEYIKLKVIGQDSSEIHFKVKMTTHLKKLKESYSQRQGVPASTLRFLFEGQRIADNQTPKELGMEDEDVIEVYQEQTGGLWHD; via the exons ATGTCAGACACA GAGACAAAACCGTCCAGTCAAGACGGGGGCGAGAAGAAGGATGGAGAATACATCAAACTAAAGGTCATCGGTCAG GACAGCAGTGAAATCCACTTTAAGGTGAAAATGACGACACACCTAAAGAAGCTGAAAGAGTCTTACAGTCAGCGACAG GGCGTCCCGGCGAGCACGCTAAGGTTTCTGTTTGAGGGACAGAGAATCGCAGACAACCAAACTCCAAAAGAG CTGGGGATGGAGGACGAGGACGTCATCGAAGTTTATCAAGAACAGACCGGTGGACTTTGGCATGATTAA